A region of the Stutzerimonas stutzeri genome:
TTCGGTGACGGTGCATGCGACCTGACGCCGCTGGCCGGTTTAGTAAAAGATCAGGTCCGCCAGATAGCGGCGGCATTGGGCGCCCCGGAGCAATTGGTGCACAAGGTGCCCACGGCTGATCTCGAAGAGCTTTCGCCTGGTAAGCCGGATGAGGTCGCCCATGGAGTCAGCTATCGCAATATTGACGATTTCTTGCAGGGTAAGCCGGTGCCGGACGAGGCGGCGCAGATAATCGTTGATACCTATGACAAGACCGCACACAAGCGTCAGCTGCCTAAGGAGCCGTAAGCGCTGGTTCGAGCTCAGTGATTATGCGAGTCGTGCTGGCTCGCCGCTGAGCCATGTCCCATAAGCCATTGCTGATGAGGGCCTGGCAGGGTCCAGATGCCGAAGAGGATCACCATGACTCCGCCGATGACCCGTACGCCGCGTTTGCGCAGCAAGGCTGTCAGGCGCTCAGCAGCGAGGCCGGTGGCCAGCAGGACCGGCCAAGTACCGATCCCGAACGCAAGCATCAGCAATGCGCTATCCAGTGCATCGCCTTGGCTGGCCGACCAGAGCAAGGTGCTATAGACAAGCCCGCATGGCAACCAGCCCCAGAGTGCGCCCAGGATCAACGCGCGTTGCAGACTGGTGACCGGCATCAGTCTGCTCGCAATGGGCTGGATTTGCCGCCATAGCCCCCGTCCAAGGCCTTCTACGCGGGTCAGGCCGCTCCACCAGCCGGCCAAATACAGCCCCATGGTGATCAACAGGAGTCCGGCAAGGATCCGCATTGCCATCGCAGCAGGGCTGTTCGCCACTGCCCACCCGGCCAAGCCGATCAGGAAGCCAGCGGCTGCGTAGCTCAGCACCCGGCCCAGGTTATAGGCGATCAACAGGCGAAGGCGCTTGGCGCGCTGGTCTGGCGGGATTGCCATGGTCAATGCGCCCATCAAGCCGCCACACATGCCCAGGCAATGACCGCCACCGAGTAGGCCCAACACGAAGGCAGACACCAGGAGGGGCAACAGCTCAATCACCTTTGCGCTGCTCCTGCGGCTCTTCAATTTTCTCCGGTTGCTTGTCTTCTGCCGGGCGCTGCGGCTCGTCGTCGTCGAACAGGATGCTGTGTGCCGGGCCGTCCAGGTCATCGAATTGACCGCTATCCACTGCCCAGAAAAAAACCCATATAGCCAGGGCCACCAGCACTACAGCGACAGGAATCAGGATATACAGAGCGGCCATCAGGACCTCCAGGGTCTGAAGCAAGAAGCTTCAGCTGCCATTGTTTCGTGGCCATGCGCAAACGGAGCGGAGCCACAACGTGCGGCATTGCGGCGAAGCATTCAGTTGCGGCTGCTTGGTTGGCGGGTCAGTCGCAGCGCATTCAATACCACGAGCAGCGAGCTGATAGACATCCCGAGTGCGGCCCAAAGCGGCGTGACCCAACCAATCGCAGCAAAGGGAAGAATGAGGCCATTGTACAGGCTTGCCCAAGTCAGGTTTTCGATGATGATGCGCCGGCTGCGGCGTGCAACATCGAATGCCTGCGCAAGACTGGCCAGTCGATTGGACAGCAGCACTGCATCTGCACTGGTCTTGGCGAGATCCGTCGCAGAGCCCATCGCGACACTGATGTCGGCCACGGCAAGCACCGGAACGTCGTTGACGCCATCTCCAAGCATCAGAACGCGATGCCCCTGAGCCTGCAAGGCCTGCAGTCTGGATAGTTTAGCCGCAGGCGTCATACCGCCCTCAGCCTGATCGATGCCCAGTTCGTTGGCGATCTGGCTGACCATGGGTGAGCTATCGCCAGACAGTAGAAGTGTCTGCCAGCCGCGACGGCGACAGGCGTCGAGCAGGGCCGGGGCGTCGTCACGAAGACGGTCGTCCAGCACCAGCCAGGCCAGCGGGCCCTGTTCGTCACCCAGCAACAGCCACTGCCCCTGTTCGCCGGGAATGGTAGGGGCTGGTTGGGAGAAACCCTCCGCAACGAAATTGGGTTGGCCGATTCGCAGGTTGCGCCCGTCGACCCTGCCATGAAGCCCAAGGCCTGGAACGGTCTCGACCGATTCAGCAGCTTGTGGCGCCCGGCCGAAAGCACGCGCGATCGGGTGCTCGGAGCGGTTTTCGAGGGCTGCCGCCAGCGCCAGG
Encoded here:
- a CDS encoding sulfite exporter TauE/SafE family protein, which codes for MIELLPLLVSAFVLGLLGGGHCLGMCGGLMGALTMAIPPDQRAKRLRLLIAYNLGRVLSYAAAGFLIGLAGWAVANSPAAMAMRILAGLLLITMGLYLAGWWSGLTRVEGLGRGLWRQIQPIASRLMPVTSLQRALILGALWGWLPCGLVYSTLLWSASQGDALDSALLMLAFGIGTWPVLLATGLAAERLTALLRKRGVRVIGGVMVILFGIWTLPGPHQQWLMGHGSAASQHDSHNH
- the ccoS gene encoding cbb3-type cytochrome oxidase assembly protein CcoS; translated protein: MAALYILIPVAVVLVALAIWVFFWAVDSGQFDDLDGPAHSILFDDDEPQRPAEDKQPEKIEEPQEQRKGD